The sequence CCGCCGGGGCGCTGCCGTCACGCCTGTCCGCCCTCGAGGCCCCGGCCATTGTCCTCCGAGGCGCCAGCCGCCCGGTGGCCATCAGTTCCGCCAACAGCCTGGCCCCGGTCAGCCGGGCTCTTGAGCTGGTCCTGCAGGGCAGCGACACCCTGGATGCCGCCGTGGAGGGGGTCAAGATCCAGGAACTCGACCCGGGGGATATGTCGGTCGGCTACGGCGGCCTGCCAAACGAGGACGGCGTGGTGCAGCTCGACGCCTCCTGCGTCCACGGCCCCACTCGGCGCGCCGGGGCCGTGGGGGCGCTCGAGGGCATCAAGACACCGAGCGAAGTGGCGAAGCTGGTCCTCAAGTACACCAACCACATCATGCTGGTCGGGGAAGGCGCCAAGAAGTTCGCGCTCTCCTACGGCTTCAAGGATGAGGACCTGCTGACGCCGGAGTCCCGGCAGCGCTGGCTGACCTGGCGCGCCAACCGGGGCGGGAGCGACGACTGGCTCGACGTCCCCGACAACACGCCCATGGTGGTGCGCCCCACCGGGACCATCAACCTGAACGTCGTCAACGCCGCGGGGGACCTGAGCTCCGTCACGACCACCAGCGGCCTGGCCTGGAAGATCGACGGCCGGGTGGGCGATTCGCCGATTGTCGGGGCCGGGCAATACACCGACAACGATGTCGGGTCCGCCGGGTCCACCGGCCGAGGCGAATCCAACATCATGGTGTGCGGCGGGTTTCTCACGGTCGAGCACATGCGGCGCGGCATGTCGCCCACCGACGCCTGTCTCGAGACCCTCCGCCGGGTGATGGCCATGACGCCCCCGCGGCTGTTGCGCAAGGATGGACGGCCAGACTTCAGCCTCCAGTTCTACGCCGTGAACAAGAAGGGCGAATACGGCGCGGCCTCGCTCTACAAGGCGCGCTACGCCGTGCACGACGGCTCGGCCGCCGCGTTCAAGGACTGCGCCGTCCTCTATCCCTCGAAATAGGTGCGCATGCTCCGACGGCTGCCGTTCCTGCTGCTCCTGCTCCTCGCCGCCAG is a genomic window of Gemmatimonadales bacterium containing:
- a CDS encoding N(4)-(beta-N-acetylglucosaminyl)-L-asparaginase, which gives rise to MSDSLSRRNFLGAGAAALAAGALPSRLSALEAPAIVLRGASRPVAISSANSLAPVSRALELVLQGSDTLDAAVEGVKIQELDPGDMSVGYGGLPNEDGVVQLDASCVHGPTRRAGAVGALEGIKTPSEVAKLVLKYTNHIMLVGEGAKKFALSYGFKDEDLLTPESRQRWLTWRANRGGSDDWLDVPDNTPMVVRPTGTINLNVVNAAGDLSSVTTTSGLAWKIDGRVGDSPIVGAGQYTDNDVGSAGSTGRGESNIMVCGGFLTVEHMRRGMSPTDACLETLRRVMAMTPPRLLRKDGRPDFSLQFYAVNKKGEYGAASLYKARYAVHDGSAAAFKDCAVLYPSK